The following coding sequences lie in one Alicyclobacillus curvatus genomic window:
- a CDS encoding CoA transferase, whose translation MQPLDGVRVLDFSRVLAGPFCTMNLADLGAEVIKVESMTGDDTRKWGPPFVGGESAYYLSVNRNKRSLAVDLKSPHSHDIVHKLISEADVVIHNFLQPVAEKLGLTYEHVMDINPEVIYCSISGYGYDDARPGYDYILQAVGGLMSITGQPDGQPMKVGVAVTDLFTGLYATVAIQAALMHRLRTGQGQSIDMALYDSQIAMLANVASNVLIGGSDAPRFGNGHPNIVPYQLFQTSDGAVVITVGNNHQFAALCDAFGLDSLPEDPRFQTNEQRVLHRDELVSLFEDAFRTVPTEEALTRASVAHVPAGAVRSVKQALDSDDTSRRALLWHVTHPLLGDLNLVGSPLKLSGSPVVYRRVPPRLGEHTQEILTEQGYSVEHIQSLIEKGVLKTC comes from the coding sequence GTGCAACCGTTAGACGGGGTTCGTGTGCTGGATTTTTCACGGGTCCTCGCCGGTCCATTTTGTACCATGAACCTTGCTGATTTGGGCGCTGAGGTCATCAAGGTCGAGTCAATGACCGGCGACGATACGCGCAAATGGGGACCTCCCTTTGTCGGCGGTGAAAGCGCCTACTACCTGAGCGTCAATCGCAACAAGAGATCGTTGGCTGTTGACCTGAAGTCCCCGCACAGTCACGATATCGTGCACAAACTCATTTCTGAAGCGGACGTCGTGATTCACAATTTTCTTCAGCCAGTCGCAGAAAAACTCGGGCTTACCTATGAGCATGTGATGGATATCAACCCAGAGGTGATTTACTGCTCTATCTCGGGATATGGATACGATGACGCCCGCCCAGGTTACGACTATATCCTGCAAGCTGTCGGTGGGTTGATGAGCATTACCGGTCAACCAGATGGCCAGCCGATGAAAGTTGGCGTCGCAGTAACCGATTTGTTTACTGGGTTATACGCCACGGTGGCTATCCAGGCAGCACTCATGCACAGACTTCGGACTGGGCAGGGTCAGTCGATTGATATGGCACTCTATGATTCACAAATTGCGATGTTGGCTAACGTTGCGAGTAACGTGCTGATTGGCGGTAGCGATGCGCCGCGTTTCGGAAACGGCCATCCAAATATCGTGCCTTATCAGTTGTTTCAGACCAGCGACGGTGCAGTGGTGATTACAGTGGGAAACAATCACCAGTTTGCAGCACTGTGCGACGCGTTTGGCCTCGACAGCTTACCAGAGGACCCTCGATTTCAGACAAACGAGCAGCGCGTGCTGCACCGTGATGAATTGGTCTCGTTATTTGAGGATGCATTTCGGACAGTACCCACCGAGGAGGCATTGACTCGGGCGTCTGTTGCCCATGTACCTGCCGGAGCGGTGCGCAGCGTCAAACAGGCACTGGACTCAGATGACACCTCACGCCGAGCGTTGCTCTGGCACGTCACGCACCCTCTACTCGGTGACTTGAATCTGGTTGGCAGTCCGTTAAAACTGTCCGGCAGTCCAGTCGTGTACCGCCGTGTACCTCCGCGCCTCGGAGAACACACGCAAGAGATTCTGACGGAACAGGGTTATTCAGTCGAGCACATTCAATCTTTGATAGAAAAAGGAGTGCTGAAAACATGTTAG
- a CDS encoding acyl-CoA dehydrogenase family protein has product MLDFSLSQEQQELQTMVRKFSAKEILPNIKEWDQQHHFETSIIEKLADLGLMGVCIPEAYGGAGMDYNALAIVCSELEYGDTAYRTAVSVHTGLNSMTLLQWGTEDQKQRYLVPMAQGKQLGAFGLTEPDAGSDAGSIRTRAVRDGDSYVLNGSKLWISMADYADNILVFATVNPELKHKGMTAFIVERSFPGVTTRPISGKLGIHGGDTGEVILENVRVPVENRVGEEGEGFKIAMSALDNGRFTVAAGAVGLTRACLDASVKYAHERKTFGQEIGRHQLVQQMIAKMEAGLQTSELLVYRAGWLKNQGVRNTRETSLAKWIASDVAWNSAVDAIQVHGASGYSNEYPVERFMRNAKALVIYEGTREIHTIMQAEYALGYREDRVLNKMLPAWEPEV; this is encoded by the coding sequence ATGTTAGATTTTTCTCTCAGCCAGGAGCAACAGGAACTGCAAACGATGGTTCGCAAATTTAGCGCCAAAGAAATCCTTCCGAACATCAAGGAATGGGACCAACAACACCACTTTGAAACCAGTATTATTGAGAAATTGGCCGACCTCGGCCTGATGGGAGTCTGCATTCCGGAGGCTTACGGCGGGGCGGGGATGGATTACAACGCTCTTGCCATTGTTTGCAGTGAACTTGAGTATGGCGACACCGCTTACCGCACGGCAGTTTCTGTACACACGGGTCTGAACAGCATGACCCTCTTACAGTGGGGCACTGAAGACCAGAAGCAGCGTTATCTGGTTCCAATGGCGCAAGGTAAGCAATTAGGTGCCTTTGGTCTGACTGAACCCGACGCTGGGTCGGATGCTGGGTCCATCCGCACACGAGCCGTACGAGACGGCGACAGTTATGTGCTGAACGGATCGAAGTTGTGGATATCCATGGCTGACTATGCGGACAACATCCTCGTCTTTGCCACCGTCAACCCTGAACTGAAGCACAAAGGTATGACAGCATTTATCGTAGAGAGAAGTTTCCCGGGTGTCACAACTCGACCCATCTCGGGCAAGCTCGGGATTCACGGCGGCGACACTGGCGAAGTCATTCTGGAAAATGTCCGTGTGCCGGTGGAAAATCGGGTCGGCGAAGAAGGCGAAGGCTTTAAAATAGCCATGTCTGCGCTCGACAACGGGAGATTCACGGTAGCCGCAGGAGCGGTTGGGTTAACTCGCGCGTGCCTCGATGCTTCTGTAAAATACGCCCATGAACGTAAAACGTTTGGCCAGGAAATTGGAAGGCATCAACTCGTGCAGCAAATGATTGCGAAAATGGAAGCGGGCCTTCAAACGTCCGAGTTACTCGTCTATCGGGCAGGGTGGCTGAAAAACCAGGGTGTGCGCAACACGCGCGAGACCTCCCTCGCCAAGTGGATAGCATCCGACGTCGCTTGGAACAGCGCAGTGGACGCCATTCAAGTGCACGGCGCATCCGGCTATTCCAACGAGTACCCTGTAGAACGGTTCATGCGAAACGCGAAGGCACTAGTCATTTACGAGGGTACTCGTGAAATCCACACCATCATGCAGGCGGAATATGCCCTTGGTTATCGGGAGGACAGGGTCCTGAACAAGATGCTGCCGGCATGGGAACCGGAGGTGTAA
- a CDS encoding IclR family transcriptional regulator → MLLNCFQGSAAPREQSLKELVQQLHLPQTVVSRLAATLVEYGYLYQNEANRKYRLGLAVFTLGFAADPHLELKTAARPWMERLALETGESISLNVVDAITGDGICIASLDSPNQIKLTTVVGSIRPLHRGATRKVLMANLSTEKQHEYFTRLRLSAEEQATLESELDTIRKEGYAVSEEELDKGAFAIAAPIFTRNGVLLGSIAVLGPLFRHTQEERQMWIEPVLQAAKNIGQLTTGSQGSSI, encoded by the coding sequence ATGCTGCTCAATTGTTTTCAAGGTAGTGCTGCACCACGGGAGCAGAGTCTTAAGGAACTGGTGCAACAGTTGCATCTCCCCCAGACTGTCGTTTCGCGGTTAGCCGCCACACTGGTGGAGTACGGTTATCTTTATCAGAACGAGGCCAACAGGAAATATCGTTTGGGGCTGGCGGTTTTCACGCTTGGTTTCGCTGCGGACCCGCACTTGGAACTCAAAACTGCAGCCCGTCCCTGGATGGAGCGACTGGCACTCGAAACGGGGGAAAGCATCAGTCTAAATGTGGTCGATGCGATTACAGGTGACGGCATCTGCATCGCCTCCTTGGACAGTCCGAATCAAATCAAGCTGACAACCGTTGTGGGAAGTATCCGGCCATTGCATCGAGGTGCAACGCGCAAGGTTCTGATGGCGAACCTGTCGACGGAAAAGCAACACGAGTACTTCACAAGATTGCGGTTGAGCGCTGAAGAGCAGGCAACATTGGAATCGGAGTTAGATACGATTCGCAAAGAAGGCTATGCGGTCAGCGAAGAAGAACTGGACAAAGGCGCCTTTGCCATCGCCGCACCGATTTTCACGCGAAATGGAGTGCTTCTGGGAAGTATTGCTGTGCTCGGACCGTTATTTAGACACACCCAAGAGGAACGGCAGATGTGGATTGAACCGGTCCTCCAGGCGGCGAAAAATATTGGCCAGTTGACCACAGGCTCGCAAGGCAGCTCCATCTAG
- a CDS encoding carboxymuconolactone decarboxylase family protein, giving the protein MLRTVILPRLLVLLQVVILSGPLIPPKLASSLSMGPQFFFCPCIDDAFVGHDIPRTIQKRVVEVASGVDTNEELSQERIGEYIFATVNEYKEGLGWYAKQNPGVMDSYMKFTEACFEPGSLSEKDKHLIALAAVLQRQDEYCISYHATRAFDCGATDRELVEVIAVCSAVGGGSSMTQGVTLLRDVIESRTTTH; this is encoded by the coding sequence GTGCTTCGTACAGTCATTTTGCCTCGGCTCCTCGTTCTGCTTCAGGTTGTCATCCTGTCCGGGCCTCTCATTCCGCCCAAATTGGCATCGTCCCTTAGCATGGGACCGCAATTTTTCTTCTGCCCTTGTATTGACGATGCTTTCGTTGGTCACGATATACCCAGAACAATCCAGAAAAGGGTGGTCGAAGTGGCGTCAGGAGTGGACACAAACGAAGAACTTTCACAGGAACGAATCGGGGAATACATCTTTGCTACAGTCAACGAATACAAAGAGGGCCTTGGTTGGTACGCGAAGCAAAACCCAGGTGTGATGGATTCCTATATGAAGTTTACCGAAGCCTGCTTTGAACCAGGAAGTTTGAGTGAAAAGGACAAACACCTGATTGCTCTGGCAGCCGTCCTACAGAGACAGGACGAGTATTGCATTTCATACCACGCAACGCGGGCATTTGATTGCGGCGCCACGGATAGAGAACTCGTAGAAGTGATTGCAGTGTGTTCAGCGGTCGGAGGGGGCTCATCAATGACGCAAGGTGTAACACTGTTACGCGACGTGATTGAATCGAGGACCACGACGCACTAA
- the splB gene encoding spore photoproduct lyase gives MRRECTVRPFVPDRAYFEPAALDYPLGQEIMEKLEGMNVEISSTTSHNRITNIPGETELQVYANAKRTLVVGVRKTLKFDTSKPSAEYAIPISTGCLGHCHYCYLQTTLGAKPYVRVYVNVEEILEQAKRYIVERQPEITRFEAACTSDPLSLEHITGNLTRLITFMADEEYGRLRFVTKYDLVDSLLQLRHNGHTRFRFSVNADYVIRNFEPSTARFTERIEAARKVALAGYPLGFIIAPIYLYDGWQDGYTKLVENLAEAIPSSVHHQVSFELIQHRFTKPAKRVIEKHYPKSKLDLDESKRKMKWGRYGIHKYVYQDKEQAAIQDLLRSLIQTHFPVSEIEYFT, from the coding sequence ATGAGGAGAGAATGCACGGTGAGGCCTTTTGTACCGGATCGTGCCTATTTTGAACCTGCAGCGCTGGATTATCCGCTTGGTCAGGAAATCATGGAAAAATTGGAAGGCATGAACGTCGAGATCTCGTCGACGACATCACACAACCGCATCACCAACATCCCAGGTGAAACAGAACTGCAGGTCTACGCAAACGCGAAACGGACTCTTGTTGTCGGTGTCCGCAAGACGCTTAAGTTTGATACGTCCAAGCCCTCGGCAGAATACGCCATTCCGATTTCCACGGGTTGTCTTGGTCATTGTCACTACTGTTATCTGCAGACCACGCTCGGAGCCAAACCTTACGTGCGTGTCTATGTCAACGTTGAAGAAATTCTCGAACAGGCAAAGCGCTACATTGTGGAGCGGCAACCAGAGATTACGCGATTCGAAGCGGCTTGCACGTCCGATCCGCTGAGCTTGGAACACATCACCGGCAACTTGACGCGACTCATCACGTTCATGGCCGACGAGGAATATGGTCGGCTGCGGTTTGTGACCAAATACGACCTTGTCGACTCTCTTCTCCAGCTTCGCCACAATGGTCACACTCGTTTCCGGTTCTCCGTCAACGCAGATTATGTTATCCGCAACTTTGAGCCTTCAACTGCCCGGTTTACTGAGCGGATTGAAGCAGCCCGCAAGGTTGCGTTAGCTGGCTATCCACTTGGTTTTATCATTGCCCCTATCTACCTTTACGACGGTTGGCAGGATGGCTACACCAAGCTGGTTGAGAATCTGGCTGAGGCTATTCCTAGCTCCGTTCATCATCAGGTAAGTTTCGAACTCATCCAACATCGGTTCACAAAACCAGCAAAACGTGTCATTGAGAAACACTACCCTAAATCCAAACTTGACCTTGATGAGTCGAAGCGAAAGATGAAATGGGGTCGCTACGGCATTCACAAATACGTGTATCAGGACAAAGAACAAGCTGCAATTCAGGACTTACTCCGTTCGCTCATTCAAACGCATTTCCCGGTGTCGGAAATAGAGTACTTTACGTAG
- a CDS encoding MBL fold metallo-hydrolase — protein sequence MNITRLNWAGIRISDNVTAIAIDPVFKMNEELFGKPKVERISISTCGTVDAVFVTHLHSDHFDPDEIRHAYGAHVPTYVPKSSVESARNCGLTAVFGVEAGESVSVGGLQITATDAVDGLGDPQCSWVVTDGNTTIFHGGDTLWHGYWWSIAAKYGPFDAVFLPVNGAIVEEPGLTPSGQPICMTPEQAIAASAVLQTKMLVPIHFQDFHNPPVYNETEDCTTRLNVAARIKNVPLALYRSGETFVI from the coding sequence ATGAACATCACGCGCCTGAATTGGGCTGGCATTCGGATCAGTGACAACGTGACTGCTATTGCAATAGACCCGGTATTTAAGATGAACGAAGAGCTTTTCGGCAAACCGAAAGTAGAGCGTATTTCCATTTCGACTTGTGGAACTGTTGATGCTGTTTTCGTTACACACCTTCATTCAGACCACTTCGACCCAGATGAGATTCGTCATGCGTATGGAGCTCATGTGCCAACGTACGTGCCGAAGTCGTCTGTCGAAAGTGCTCGTAACTGCGGTCTTACTGCGGTATTTGGTGTGGAGGCAGGCGAATCCGTTTCCGTAGGCGGATTACAGATAACCGCAACAGATGCAGTGGATGGATTGGGTGACCCACAATGTTCATGGGTAGTCACAGACGGGAATACCACCATCTTTCACGGCGGGGACACACTGTGGCATGGATACTGGTGGAGTATTGCTGCGAAGTACGGTCCGTTTGATGCGGTATTCCTGCCTGTCAACGGAGCCATTGTTGAGGAGCCCGGACTTACGCCGAGTGGGCAACCTATCTGCATGACTCCGGAACAGGCGATTGCAGCGAGTGCGGTTTTGCAGACGAAGATGCTCGTTCCGATTCATTTTCAGGATTTTCATAATCCGCCAGTGTACAACGAGACTGAGGACTGTACTACAAGATTGAACGTGGCGGCACGCATCAAAAATGTTCCGTTAGCTCTATATCGGTCCGGCGAGACGTTCGTTATTTAA
- a CDS encoding alpha/beta hydrolase, translated as MTEFVHIRGLQIYIRTIGNGPFIVFLHGGPGAEHRTFLPHVLPLAEHFTLVLYDQRGCGQSERASSSTTYTIENEIETLEEIRLHLGIDQLNLVGESWGTMLALLYACKYPQHTRKLFLASAIGLNADGYVHFSEELEARLSNADRDKLADISTRLNQSNASLDELFGVLDKYYVYSPKTLAKASKTIRNPQVNEAFHQQILDFYDVTHHVTTLERIPIAVLQGSQDLLSPAYIHEHMQKHLPHLQLIEVPECGHWVYIEASERFNYEVENFFSETDS; from the coding sequence ATGACGGAATTCGTGCACATTAGGGGGCTGCAGATATACATTCGCACCATTGGGAATGGTCCGTTTATCGTGTTTCTCCATGGTGGACCCGGAGCAGAGCATCGGACGTTCTTACCGCACGTTCTACCCCTGGCTGAACATTTTACACTTGTTTTGTACGATCAGCGAGGTTGCGGCCAGTCCGAACGCGCCAGCTCGAGCACCACGTACACTATTGAAAATGAAATCGAGACGCTTGAAGAGATCCGTCTCCATCTGGGAATTGACCAGTTGAACTTAGTTGGCGAATCATGGGGCACGATGCTTGCTTTGCTGTATGCATGTAAATATCCCCAGCATACCCGCAAGTTGTTTTTGGCATCTGCGATTGGGCTGAATGCTGACGGGTATGTCCATTTTTCGGAGGAACTTGAAGCCCGTCTCTCAAATGCTGATAGGGACAAGTTAGCCGATATCTCTACACGTCTGAATCAGTCAAACGCATCACTGGATGAGTTGTTTGGGGTACTTGATAAGTACTATGTTTATTCTCCGAAGACGTTAGCCAAGGCATCAAAGACAATACGTAACCCACAAGTGAACGAAGCGTTTCATCAGCAGATTCTAGACTTCTACGACGTGACGCATCATGTTACCACTCTTGAGCGAATACCCATCGCGGTTCTGCAGGGGAGTCAGGATTTGTTGTCACCGGCGTATATTCATGAGCACATGCAGAAACACCTGCCACACCTACAACTGATAGAAGTTCCCGAGTGTGGTCACTGGGTGTACATTGAAGCATCCGAACGATTCAATTACGAGGTAGAGAATTTTTTCTCCGAGACGGATTCGTAA
- a CDS encoding MFS transporter, protein MMDHVVLTSLILLYTHSALWVSLSLAARTVGGLLSSLSSGILADRMDRRMMMIWSDILRALAVSMVIVWQTNFTILSVSFLVGFLSSFFQVGFSASIPRLYAQQSLVKSNSVVTRLTSISIVSGFLLAGIISTYVGFRFVLVIDGLSYLFSAVALFNLKTDAFNDEKRLGFQKIESKPSLSVKSVVGDLTAVLKYLLSNPLLSIVFAGYLVEAFSASAHNLAIPLLAQGLDPHRQTLMYGLIWSVWGVGNVLATVIVPKIRHLHRHIYLMYWLSGICMSLGFISFLSSQKVAVVLPLALVTGIFDAMSGTVFSVIQQSVDDEMRGRVIGVSTLLNRGGFVVGFLVAPVILRFLSMPQMVQLLHGVNVVAMLVSLLLALLLARSPHVHLNLRGGQAE, encoded by the coding sequence ATGATGGACCATGTTGTTCTCACGTCTCTAATCCTGCTCTATACTCATAGCGCATTATGGGTGTCCCTCAGTTTGGCTGCACGTACTGTGGGAGGATTGTTATCCAGCCTTTCCTCGGGGATTTTAGCCGACAGAATGGATCGTAGGATGATGATGATTTGGAGTGACATTCTCCGGGCACTTGCCGTCAGCATGGTCATTGTATGGCAAACAAACTTTACTATTTTGTCAGTATCGTTCCTCGTCGGTTTTCTCTCTAGTTTCTTTCAAGTGGGCTTTAGTGCCTCAATTCCGCGCCTATATGCACAACAGTCTCTCGTCAAGAGTAACTCCGTGGTTACACGACTGACCTCAATCAGCATCGTCTCCGGCTTCCTGTTGGCTGGAATTATTTCGACGTACGTTGGGTTCCGGTTTGTCCTCGTCATTGACGGATTGTCGTACTTGTTCTCGGCAGTTGCACTGTTTAATTTGAAAACCGATGCCTTTAATGATGAGAAACGTCTAGGATTCCAAAAAATTGAATCTAAACCATCATTGTCCGTAAAGAGTGTAGTCGGGGATTTGACAGCGGTCCTAAAGTACCTCCTGTCAAACCCGTTACTGTCCATCGTATTTGCTGGGTACCTTGTTGAGGCATTCAGTGCCAGTGCACACAATTTGGCCATCCCGTTGTTGGCCCAGGGACTGGACCCTCATCGGCAGACCCTGATGTACGGACTGATTTGGAGTGTCTGGGGCGTGGGCAATGTACTAGCGACTGTCATTGTACCGAAAATTAGGCATTTACACCGTCACATCTACCTGATGTATTGGTTGTCCGGCATTTGTATGTCGCTTGGATTCATCAGTTTTCTATCGAGTCAAAAGGTTGCAGTTGTACTGCCATTAGCCCTTGTTACAGGAATCTTTGATGCTATGTCTGGGACGGTGTTCTCTGTCATTCAACAAAGCGTTGATGATGAGATGCGGGGCCGTGTCATCGGTGTTTCAACTCTCCTCAATCGCGGTGGTTTCGTCGTTGGATTTCTGGTAGCTCCCGTCATTTTGAGGTTTCTCTCCATGCCTCAGATGGTCCAACTGCTGCACGGTGTAAATGTTGTCGCCATGCTCGTATCATTATTGCTTGCGCTTTTGTTGGCAAGGAGTCCTCATGTTCATTTGAACCTTCGTGGAGGTCAGGCCGAATGA
- a CDS encoding N-6 DNA methylase yields MLDVKDLQKTHGAVFTNPEVVDLILDLAGYTTDKLLDSCRLLDPSVGDGAFLIQAVSRLLSSYRERTGSLDGCEEALKDCIRGIEVNPESLVACRDNLAFVLTEYGLSKDTQNALLDAWLVCDDFLLWNCDLLSRDTSDSHGFDFVVGNPPYVRQELVPDAKMTVYRSMYSTIYDRADLYVPFIQHSLELLNPDGMLSFICADRFMRNRYGKRLREYIVTKYQLRCVIDVHKTSPFADDVSAYPAIFVISNTDAQSPVHVLSMETVDSESCARAKDILLGGHQESAVEGIESHRFDTWVTGDSPWILESADHHVVLRKLEAEHPLIEDELHGIKVGIGVATGADRVYIVNPDKQGLDIESDVLLPIVTTKDIASGEIRWSGKYVVNPFESDGSLINLDKYPKLKRYFDSHGEVIKGRNVAKKSSAKWYRTIDRIYPELVGKPKLLIPDVKADNHIVKDLGQYYPHHNLYYVLPGVWDIDALRAVLLSSVVRFFIWSYAVKMRGDFLRYQAQYLRRIHLPAPDAITADTLGALRTAASAGDRESLDHIVAEIYGLTDADMKVIQKSII; encoded by the coding sequence TTGCTAGACGTGAAAGACTTACAAAAGACGCACGGAGCCGTTTTTACGAATCCAGAAGTAGTTGACCTCATCCTTGATCTCGCCGGATATACCACAGATAAACTTTTGGACTCGTGCCGCTTGCTCGATCCTTCCGTGGGTGATGGAGCCTTCTTGATTCAAGCCGTTTCAAGGCTCTTATCATCATATAGAGAGCGTACAGGAAGCCTTGATGGTTGCGAGGAGGCTCTAAAGGACTGTATTCGAGGTATTGAAGTCAACCCAGAATCACTTGTCGCATGTAGAGACAACTTGGCTTTCGTACTAACTGAATACGGACTCTCGAAGGACACCCAAAACGCCCTGTTAGATGCTTGGTTAGTTTGTGATGACTTTCTGCTCTGGAACTGCGATTTACTTTCCAGAGATACAAGCGACTCACATGGGTTTGATTTTGTAGTGGGGAACCCTCCATATGTACGACAGGAACTTGTGCCGGATGCAAAAATGACTGTTTACCGTTCAATGTATTCTACGATTTATGACAGGGCCGATTTGTATGTTCCGTTCATCCAACATAGCCTCGAACTCTTGAATCCCGATGGCATGCTATCGTTTATCTGTGCGGATCGGTTCATGCGGAACCGCTACGGAAAGCGGCTGAGAGAGTACATCGTGACGAAATATCAGCTTAGGTGTGTTATTGATGTCCACAAGACAAGCCCTTTTGCCGACGATGTTTCAGCCTATCCAGCCATCTTTGTTATATCGAATACGGATGCACAAAGTCCTGTTCACGTCTTATCCATGGAAACGGTGGATTCCGAGTCCTGCGCGAGAGCCAAGGATATTCTGCTTGGAGGCCATCAAGAATCCGCTGTGGAAGGGATTGAATCACACAGGTTTGACACTTGGGTTACAGGTGACTCTCCTTGGATATTGGAATCAGCCGATCATCATGTTGTCCTGCGAAAGTTAGAGGCAGAACACCCGTTGATCGAAGATGAATTGCACGGAATAAAGGTTGGAATAGGTGTTGCAACTGGCGCAGATCGGGTGTACATCGTAAACCCCGATAAGCAAGGATTAGACATCGAGTCGGACGTGCTTTTGCCTATTGTAACCACCAAGGACATTGCCAGCGGTGAAATTCGTTGGAGCGGTAAGTACGTCGTTAATCCATTTGAATCGGATGGATCACTGATTAATCTGGACAAGTATCCCAAACTGAAGAGGTACTTTGATTCGCATGGCGAAGTCATCAAAGGTCGCAACGTGGCCAAGAAATCGAGCGCAAAGTGGTACAGAACTATAGATCGCATATACCCCGAATTGGTAGGCAAGCCGAAATTGCTGATTCCAGACGTAAAAGCGGACAATCACATCGTCAAGGATTTAGGCCAGTATTACCCACATCACAACCTGTATTACGTTTTGCCGGGGGTGTGGGATATTGATGCTCTTCGTGCTGTACTTCTTTCTTCCGTGGTTCGATTCTTCATCTGGTCCTATGCAGTTAAGATGCGTGGGGATTTTCTGCGGTATCAGGCTCAATATCTCCGGCGTATTCATCTTCCGGCACCCGATGCCATTACGGCGGATACCCTTGGTGCGCTGAGAACTGCCGCGTCCGCTGGAGATCGGGAATCCTTAGACCACATTGTGGCTGAGATTTACGGACTTACAGATGCTGACATGAAGGTAATTCAAAAGAGCATCATCTAA
- a CDS encoding recombinase family protein, whose translation MNGQKVGYVRVSSIDQHEDRQLEGVELDCKFMDKLSGKDTERPELKRMLAYVRSGDTLVVHSLDRLARNLGDLLSLVKQLTAKGVQVKFFKENLTFTGDNDSAMSMLMLSLLGAVAEFERSLIRERQREGIAIAKKKGVYKGRKPSLTRAQAEELRQRADNGEPKAALAREYGISRETVYQYLRS comes from the coding sequence ATGAACGGACAGAAAGTTGGATATGTACGAGTGTCGTCAATTGACCAGCACGAAGACAGACAGTTGGAAGGCGTTGAACTTGATTGCAAGTTCATGGACAAATTGAGTGGCAAGGATACGGAACGCCCCGAACTTAAACGGATGCTGGCCTACGTCCGTTCTGGTGACACATTGGTGGTACACAGCTTGGATAGGCTTGCACGTAACCTCGGCGATCTCTTGTCGTTGGTTAAGCAACTCACCGCCAAGGGCGTTCAGGTCAAGTTTTTTAAGGAGAACCTAACATTTACCGGGGACAATGACTCGGCTATGTCTATGCTCATGCTTTCCCTGCTTGGCGCGGTTGCTGAGTTCGAAAGGTCGCTCATTCGCGAACGCCAACGCGAAGGAATTGCAATCGCGAAGAAAAAGGGAGTGTACAAAGGCCGTAAACCCTCTCTGACTCGGGCACAAGCGGAAGAACTTCGTCAACGTGCAGACAACGGCGAACCAAAGGCGGCTCTGGCCCGCGAGTATGGTATCAGCCGTGAGACCGTGTACCAGTACCTGCGTTCCTGA
- a CDS encoding HU family DNA-binding protein, producing the protein MNQSELIKSIAIGANVSPAVANKMLTALQETVQNVLSHGEKVSLRGFGTFTISEHSARRCRHPVTGEVMQAKAYRTVRFVPAAQIKSQLN; encoded by the coding sequence ATGAACCAGTCAGAGTTGATCAAAAGCATTGCAATCGGTGCAAACGTGTCTCCGGCAGTCGCAAATAAGATGCTGACAGCCCTGCAAGAAACCGTTCAAAACGTATTGTCGCACGGAGAAAAAGTCAGCCTGCGTGGTTTTGGTACGTTTACAATCTCGGAACACTCCGCCCGACGCTGCCGCCATCCGGTCACGGGCGAAGTGATGCAGGCGAAAGCGTATCGCACAGTACGGTTTGTTCCGGCAGCCCAAATCAAGTCGCAGTTGAACTAA